The Solanum pennellii chromosome 11, SPENNV200 genome contains a region encoding:
- the LOC107003361 gene encoding trihelix transcription factor GT-2 isoform X2, whose product MEPLIDGDGHPPNDITSFANNLAPFPESTNVVYENPSAVIAPPGIHRLPVSPVRKLRPVRFGNGRNYVDMVDSNCDIDEALMTCTSDLGFLSQFSAQNASTVLPMECGFVNSLDENGVAKCSEVGISAVQQMKSELDADCLNLISQSRILETEFSESSEAIEEHLNRKRKRGTRKSLKLSLEDMVKKLMDKQEQMHKQLIEMLEKKEEERIIREEAWKQQEVERAKRDVELRAEETSRNLALIAFLENLLGEDFQIPKSSEVTSLVKDEGEVHGQEADVRSDPCNRRWPKLEVQALVSVRTRLDHKFLKGAKGSVWEEVANGLAKMGYIRTAKKCKEKWENINKYYKRTIDSGKTRPKNYRSCPYFYELDSLYKNGLLNQGAGNCVKIETENKNVDPEE is encoded by the exons ATGGAACCTCTCATCGACGGCGACGGCCATCCACCAAACGACATCACTTCATTCGCTAATAACCTTGCTCCTTTCCCTGAATCTACTAACGTCGTTTACGAGAATCCATCTGCCGTTATTGCTCCGCCGGGAATCCACCGCCTTCCGGTTTCCCCTGTACGTAAACTCCGACCAGTGCGGTTTGGAAACGGACGAAACTATGTCGATATGGTGGACAGCAATTGTGATATTGACGAAGCTTTGATGACTTGCACCAGTGATTTAGGGTTTTTAAGTCAGTTTTCTGCTCAAAATGCGTCTACGGTGTTGCCCATGGAGTGTGGATTTGTTAATTCTTTGGATGAGAATGGCGTCGCTAAATGCTCGGAGGTGGGGATTTCGGCAGTTCAGCAAATGAAGTCGGAGTTAGATGCTGATTGCTTGAATTTGATCTCTCAATCTCGTATTTTGGAGACTGAATTTAG TGAATCATCCGAGGCTATTGAAGAACATTTAAATAGGAAAAGGAAGAGGGGAACACGGAAGAGTCTTAAATTAAGTCTTGAAGACATGGTAAAGAAGTTGATGGACAAGCAAGAGCAGATGCACAAACAATTAATAGAGATGCTAGAGAAGAAGGAAGAGGAGAGAATCATTCGGGAAGAAGCCTGGAAGCAGCAGGAGGTAGAAAGGGCAAAGCGGGATGTGGAGTTGAGAGCTGAAGAGACATCTAGAAACTTGGCTCTTATTGCTTTCCTTGAGAATCTGTTAGGTGAAGATTTCCAAATTCCAAAATCATCAGAAGTAACAAGTCTCGTTAAAGATGAAGGTGAGGTTCATGGTCAAGAAGCTGACGTTAGATCCGATCCATGTAATAGGAGATGGCCAAAACTTGAAGTACAAGCCCTTGTATCAGTTCGTACTCGTTTAGATCACAAGTTTCTTAAAGGAGCTAAAGGATCCGTGTGGGAAGAGGTAGCGAATGGATTGGCTAAGATGGGTTACATTCGAACAGCAAAGAAGTGTAAAGAGAAATGGGAGAACATCAACAAGTACTATAAAAGGACAATCGACAGTGGTAAGACGCGTCCAAAAAACTACAGATCGTGTCCCTATTTTTATGAATTGGACTCACTTTATAAGAACGGACTGCTTAACCAAGGTGCTGGGAATTGTGTGAAGATTGAGACAGAAAATAAGAATGTGGATCCGGAAGAGTAA
- the LOC107003361 gene encoding trihelix transcription factor GT-2 isoform X1 has protein sequence MEPLIDGDGHPPNDITSFANNLAPFPESTNVVYENPSAVIAPPGIHRLPVSPVRKLRPVRFGNGRNYVDMVDSNCDIDEALMTCTSDLGFLSQFSAQNASTVLPMECGFVNSLDENGVAKCSEVGISAVQQMKSELDADCLNLISQSRILETEFSSSSDSESSEAIEEHLNRKRKRGTRKSLKLSLEDMVKKLMDKQEQMHKQLIEMLEKKEEERIIREEAWKQQEVERAKRDVELRAEETSRNLALIAFLENLLGEDFQIPKSSEVTSLVKDEGEVHGQEADVRSDPCNRRWPKLEVQALVSVRTRLDHKFLKGAKGSVWEEVANGLAKMGYIRTAKKCKEKWENINKYYKRTIDSGKTRPKNYRSCPYFYELDSLYKNGLLNQGAGNCVKIETENKNVDPEE, from the exons ATGGAACCTCTCATCGACGGCGACGGCCATCCACCAAACGACATCACTTCATTCGCTAATAACCTTGCTCCTTTCCCTGAATCTACTAACGTCGTTTACGAGAATCCATCTGCCGTTATTGCTCCGCCGGGAATCCACCGCCTTCCGGTTTCCCCTGTACGTAAACTCCGACCAGTGCGGTTTGGAAACGGACGAAACTATGTCGATATGGTGGACAGCAATTGTGATATTGACGAAGCTTTGATGACTTGCACCAGTGATTTAGGGTTTTTAAGTCAGTTTTCTGCTCAAAATGCGTCTACGGTGTTGCCCATGGAGTGTGGATTTGTTAATTCTTTGGATGAGAATGGCGTCGCTAAATGCTCGGAGGTGGGGATTTCGGCAGTTCAGCAAATGAAGTCGGAGTTAGATGCTGATTGCTTGAATTTGATCTCTCAATCTCGTATTTTGGAGACTGAATTTAG CTCATCTTCTGACAGTGAATCATCCGAGGCTATTGAAGAACATTTAAATAGGAAAAGGAAGAGGGGAACACGGAAGAGTCTTAAATTAAGTCTTGAAGACATGGTAAAGAAGTTGATGGACAAGCAAGAGCAGATGCACAAACAATTAATAGAGATGCTAGAGAAGAAGGAAGAGGAGAGAATCATTCGGGAAGAAGCCTGGAAGCAGCAGGAGGTAGAAAGGGCAAAGCGGGATGTGGAGTTGAGAGCTGAAGAGACATCTAGAAACTTGGCTCTTATTGCTTTCCTTGAGAATCTGTTAGGTGAAGATTTCCAAATTCCAAAATCATCAGAAGTAACAAGTCTCGTTAAAGATGAAGGTGAGGTTCATGGTCAAGAAGCTGACGTTAGATCCGATCCATGTAATAGGAGATGGCCAAAACTTGAAGTACAAGCCCTTGTATCAGTTCGTACTCGTTTAGATCACAAGTTTCTTAAAGGAGCTAAAGGATCCGTGTGGGAAGAGGTAGCGAATGGATTGGCTAAGATGGGTTACATTCGAACAGCAAAGAAGTGTAAAGAGAAATGGGAGAACATCAACAAGTACTATAAAAGGACAATCGACAGTGGTAAGACGCGTCCAAAAAACTACAGATCGTGTCCCTATTTTTATGAATTGGACTCACTTTATAAGAACGGACTGCTTAACCAAGGTGCTGGGAATTGTGTGAAGATTGAGACAGAAAATAAGAATGTGGATCCGGAAGAGTAA
- the LOC107003161 gene encoding thioredoxin domain-containing protein 9 homolog, with translation MENAVQEIVAKQVLTVAKAVEDKLDEEIHALDRLDLDDLEVLRERRLQQMKKMAEKRNRWLSLGHGEYSEIQAEKDFFSVVKASDRVVCHFYRENWPCKVMDKHLSILAKQHIETRFVKINAEKAPYLAEKLRIVVLPTLALIKNAKVDNYLVGFDELGGTDEFSTEELEERLAKADVIIFEGESSKFLSKSKAHSKKSVRQSSNPDSSDSE, from the exons ATGGAGAATGCGGTTCAAGAG ATAGTGGCGAAGCAAGTGTTGACGGTGGCAAAAGCGGTGGAGGACAAGCTTGATGAAGAGATTCATGCTTTAGATCGATTAGATCTCGATGATTTGGAGGTGTTGAGAGAACGTAGATTGCAACAGATGAAGAAAATGGCTGAAAAACGTAATCGTTGGTTATCTCTTGGACATGGAGAATACTCTGAGATCCAAGCTGAAAAGGATTTTTTCTCTGTTGTTAAGGCTAGTGATCGCGTTGTTTGCCATTTCTACCGCGAAAATTGGCCTTGCAAG GTTATGGATAAGCATTTGAGCATACTAGCAAAACAGCATATAGAAACACGTTTTGTGAAAATTAACGCAGAGAAAGCGCCATACCTGGCTGAAAAGCTCAGAATTGTTGTTCTTCCAACCCTTGCACTCATCAAAAATGCTAAAGTTGATAACTACCTG GTTGGATTTGATGAGCTTGGGGGTACCGATGAGTTTAGCACGGAGGAACTTGAAGAGAGGTTAGCTAAAGCTGATGTTATCATCTTTGAAGGTGAATcatcaaaatttttatcaaaatccAAAGCTCACTCGAAGAAGAGTGTGAGGCAGAGTTCAAATCCCGACTCGTCGGACTCGGAGTAA